A genome region from Pseudomonas sp. S06B 330 includes the following:
- a CDS encoding LysR substrate-binding domain-containing protein — MIGFTFRQLEYFVAAAEQGSVSAAARAKHISQPSVSLALSQLESILGEKLFHRQVSRGLELTPGGRKLLERARGILDMATAITGPGEQQAGLRGALSLICFQDLGPYYAPRLLSGFRQRYPEVSITLFEADLAEVNRRLADGKAELALTYDVGLDSPIVKHVLAQLAPYALLPADHPLALQDKVSLVDLAAECLILEDISRTREYFLSLFWAHDLQPAALQLTQTFEMQRGLVAHGYGVALSCTRPVSDCSYDGKPLACRPLLEAVSPQPVVLAQSSAMRPSAAAQAFLDWAAQQFPA, encoded by the coding sequence ATGATCGGATTCACCTTCCGCCAGCTGGAGTATTTCGTCGCTGCTGCCGAGCAGGGCAGTGTCAGTGCCGCCGCGCGGGCCAAGCATATCTCCCAGCCTTCAGTCTCCCTGGCCCTGTCGCAGTTGGAGTCGATCCTGGGTGAAAAGCTCTTTCATCGCCAGGTCAGTCGCGGCTTGGAGCTGACCCCGGGCGGACGCAAGCTGCTGGAACGGGCGCGCGGTATTCTTGACATGGCAACGGCCATTACCGGGCCCGGTGAGCAACAAGCCGGGTTGCGCGGGGCGTTGAGCCTGATCTGTTTTCAGGATCTGGGGCCCTACTACGCGCCAAGGCTGTTGAGCGGGTTTCGCCAGCGTTATCCCGAGGTCAGTATCACCTTGTTCGAGGCCGATCTGGCCGAGGTCAATCGCAGGTTGGCTGATGGCAAGGCAGAGCTTGCGCTCACATACGATGTGGGGCTCGACTCGCCCATCGTGAAGCATGTGCTGGCACAACTGGCGCCCTACGCACTGTTGCCGGCTGATCATCCTTTGGCATTACAGGACAAGGTATCGCTGGTCGATCTGGCCGCCGAATGCTTGATCCTGGAAGACATTTCCAGAACCCGGGAGTACTTTCTGTCGTTATTCTGGGCACACGACCTGCAACCTGCGGCGCTGCAATTGACGCAAACGTTCGAGATGCAGCGCGGGCTGGTGGCCCATGGTTATGGCGTGGCGCTGTCTTGCACGCGGCCAGTGAGTGATTGCAGTTATGACGGCAAGCCCTTGGCCTGCCGCCCCTTGCTTGAGGCGGTGAGCCCGCAGCCGGTGGTGTTGGCCCAGTCCAGTGCCATGCGCCCCTCAGCGGCAGCGCAGGCGTTCCTGGACTGGGCAGCCCAGCAGTTTCCCGCTTAA